Sequence from the Ochrobactrum vermis genome:
TTCAATCCGATGAAATACTTTGAAAAACTGATCGAATGGCTGGCTGCTGCCCCGCTATTGATCCTGCTTGCGATGTTCAACGTCGCCGTTGTCATGCGCTACTGGATGCATCAGCCGTTACAATGGACCGAGGAAATGGCCGGTCTGTTGATGATCTGGATCGTGATGCTCGGCAGCGTCGCCGCAGAACGCAGCAATCAGCATCTTGCCATCCCGATGCTTGTGGATCTGCTTTCGGAAAAGGTTCGCGATGTCGTCAATGCGATTGTCGCCATCCTGTCAGGACTGTTCCTGCTGTACGTTTCCTATGCCGGTTACAAGCTTGCGATTGCGGCTCAGTTCAAAGTGACTGATGTGCTGCGGGTTTCCTATTACTGGATCGATATCGCCGTGCCTGTCGGCTTCGTGATTATTGCTCTTTATATGTTCGCAGGCGCATTCAAATCCTTGCGCGCCGCTTTTGCGGGAGGCAAGGCATGAACCTGACGACTATCGTTCTTTTGATGCTGGCGCTGATTGCGCTCAACATGCGCCTTTATGTGGCCATTCTGATTGCGGTCTTCGCCTATTTCACGTTCTTCAACCAGATGCCGATAGCGATTGCCGTGCAGCGCTTTATCAGCCCGGCACAGAATACATCGCTGCTCGCCATTCCGTTCTTCATCATGCTTGGCACGGTGATGTCGCATACCGGCATTGCAGAGCGTCTGATCAAGGTTGCGGATATTCTGGTCGGCCGTATGCGCGGTGGTATGGCGCTCACGAACATCATGGTTTCAACCCTGATGGGCGGCGTCAGCGCTTCCAATCTGGCCGATAGCGCCATGTTGACCCGCATGATGGTGCCGGAAATGGTCAAGCGGGGCTATGACAAGGCGTTTTCCTGTGCCGTAACCGCTGCAGGTTCGCTGATCACCCCGATCATTCCTCCAGGTATCGCGCTGATCATCTACGGTTTGATTGCGGATGTTTCCATCGGCAAGATGTTCATGGCCGGTGTCGTTCCGGGCATTCTAGGGGCCGTTATCCTGATGATCGCCGCCTATGTGACATCGGTAAAGCGCGGCTATAAGCCGAGCCGCGAAAAGCGGATGAGCGGTGCCGAGGTTGCCTCGACGCTTGCCTCAGCGTGGCCTGCGGTTCTGCTGCTGTTTGCGATCATCGGTGGCATCCGCATGAACATCTTCACGCCGACGGAAGCCGGTGCCGTTGCAGTGACGCTGGTTCTGATCATCGGTTTCGTGATCTACCGCGAAATGCGCGTATCGCATGTGGTGGATTCGCTGATCGAAACGGCGAAATCGACCGCGTCAGTCATGTTGGTTATCATGGCATCGTCTGCGCTTGCTTGGGTGTTCTCGCTTGAACAGGCCGGGCAGTCGCTGATGCAGCTGATCTCGACGTTCACCAGCAACCCTTATGCATTCCTTCTGGCAGTCAACGTGATCCTGTTGATCCTTGGCGCTCTGAT
This genomic interval carries:
- a CDS encoding TRAP transporter small permease: MKYFEKLIEWLAAAPLLILLAMFNVAVVMRYWMHQPLQWTEEMAGLLMIWIVMLGSVAAERSNQHLAIPMLVDLLSEKVRDVVNAIVAILSGLFLLYVSYAGYKLAIAAQFKVTDVLRVSYYWIDIAVPVGFVIIALYMFAGAFKSLRAAFAGGKA
- a CDS encoding TRAP transporter large permease; its protein translation is MNLTTIVLLMLALIALNMRLYVAILIAVFAYFTFFNQMPIAIAVQRFISPAQNTSLLAIPFFIMLGTVMSHTGIAERLIKVADILVGRMRGGMALTNIMVSTLMGGVSASNLADSAMLTRMMVPEMVKRGYDKAFSCAVTAAGSLITPIIPPGIALIIYGLIADVSIGKMFMAGVVPGILGAVILMIAAYVTSVKRGYKPSREKRMSGAEVASTLASAWPAVLLLFAIIGGIRMNIFTPTEAGAVAVTLVLIIGFVIYREMRVSHVVDSLIETAKSTASVMLVIMASSALAWVFSLEQAGQSLMQLISTFTSNPYAFLLAVNVILLILGALIEGTALMIVLVPLLMPTVKALGIDPVHFGIVVIINLSIGTLTPPVGTVMLMVCNIAKVRVSDFTRQAFSMYMALFILLALVTYVPIISTYLAH